From Bosea sp. NBC_00550, the proteins below share one genomic window:
- a CDS encoding nucleotide sugar dehydrogenase encodes MRKIDDQTVSALVQRVRDRSFKVGIIGLGYVGIPLALTACKSGFAVVGFDIDAKRVAQLNRGENFIKHIPLEAIAAAIKEERFRATTDFDELREVDAIIIAVPTPLTKHREPDLSYVEATARAIAPRLRKGHLVVLESTTWPGTTDEVMRPIFEATGLKSGVDFYLAFSPEREDPGNPDFGTSTIPKVVGGDGAEALELANAVYSALVVKTVPVSTSATAEAVKLTENIFRAVNIALVNELKVIYGKMGIDVWEVIEAAKTKPFGFMPFYPGPGLGGHCIPIDPFYLSWKAREYDITARFIELAGEINTAMPRLVVEKLAEALDRRFSRGLNGAKILVIGAAYKKNVDDMRESPALRLIELIEQRGAIADYHDPFVPVIPPTREHAALAGRRSISLRDGVIGTYQAVLIATDHDDVDYKALVAEARLVVDTRNACERHGALAEHVVKA; translated from the coding sequence ATGCGTAAGATCGACGATCAGACCGTAAGCGCGCTCGTGCAGCGCGTGCGCGATCGTAGCTTCAAGGTCGGCATCATCGGACTTGGCTATGTCGGCATTCCGCTGGCTCTTACCGCGTGCAAGTCGGGCTTCGCGGTGGTCGGTTTCGACATCGACGCCAAGCGCGTCGCTCAGCTCAATCGCGGCGAAAACTTCATCAAGCATATCCCGCTCGAGGCGATTGCCGCCGCGATCAAGGAAGAACGTTTCCGCGCGACCACCGATTTCGACGAGTTGCGCGAGGTCGACGCCATCATCATCGCCGTGCCGACTCCGCTGACCAAGCATCGCGAGCCGGATCTGAGCTATGTCGAGGCGACTGCCCGCGCGATCGCGCCGCGCTTGCGCAAGGGGCATCTCGTCGTGCTCGAATCGACGACTTGGCCCGGCACGACCGACGAGGTGATGCGGCCGATCTTCGAGGCGACGGGCCTCAAGAGCGGCGTCGACTTCTACCTGGCCTTCTCGCCCGAGCGCGAGGATCCCGGCAATCCCGATTTCGGCACCTCCACGATTCCGAAGGTGGTCGGCGGCGATGGGGCCGAGGCGCTCGAACTGGCCAACGCCGTCTACAGCGCGCTGGTCGTCAAGACAGTGCCGGTTTCGACCTCGGCGACGGCCGAGGCCGTCAAGCTCACCGAGAACATTTTCCGCGCCGTCAACATCGCGCTCGTGAACGAGCTCAAGGTGATCTACGGCAAGATGGGCATCGACGTCTGGGAGGTGATCGAGGCCGCCAAGACCAAGCCTTTCGGCTTCATGCCGTTCTATCCCGGGCCGGGCCTCGGCGGGCACTGCATCCCGATCGATCCCTTCTACCTGTCATGGAAAGCCCGCGAATACGACATCACGGCGCGTTTCATCGAGCTTGCGGGCGAGATCAACACGGCTATGCCGCGCCTCGTCGTCGAAAAACTGGCGGAGGCTCTGGATCGACGCTTCAGTCGCGGACTGAACGGCGCGAAGATCCTCGTCATAGGCGCCGCCTACAAGAAGAATGTCGACGACATGCGCGAAAGCCCGGCGCTGCGGCTGATCGAGCTGATCGAACAGCGTGGAGCCATCGCCGACTACCATGATCCGTTCGTACCGGTGATACCGCCGACGCGCGAGCATGCCGCCCTGGCAGGCCGGCGGTCGATCAGTCTCCGCGATGGGGTCATCGGCACCTACCAGGCGGTGCTCATCGCCACGGATCACGACGATGTCGACTACAAAGCCCTCGTCGCCGAGGCGCGGCTCGTGGTCGATACGCGAAACGCCTGCGAACGGCATGGGGCGCTCGCGGAGCATGTGGTGAAGGCGTGA
- the rfbD gene encoding dTDP-4-dehydrorhamnose reductase: MTLRIAVTGWTGQVVCAMLERVPVGVEVVALRRPELDLAIPRTVAPVLRAARPDVIVNAAAYTAVDQAESEPDLAMRINGQAAGEAARAAASLGIPVIQLSTDYVFDGALDRPYREDDPTGPISAYGASKLAGEQAVAAATANHAILRTAWIYSPFGKNFVRTMLRLAETRDEVAVVADQAGCPTSALDIADAIFAVARNLTGRTDEASLRGVFHMSAAGEAVWADVAEAIFTERAVLGGKPVRVKRIATADYPTPARRPANSRLDCNKLGLAHGVRLPDWRGSLRACVERLLKEQG; the protein is encoded by the coding sequence ATGACGCTTCGCATCGCCGTCACCGGTTGGACCGGTCAAGTCGTCTGCGCCATGCTTGAGCGCGTGCCCGTGGGGGTCGAGGTCGTCGCGCTCCGCCGACCCGAACTCGATCTCGCCATTCCCAGGACGGTCGCGCCGGTGCTGCGCGCGGCCAGACCCGACGTCATCGTCAATGCGGCCGCCTATACGGCCGTGGATCAGGCTGAGAGCGAGCCCGATCTCGCCATGCGCATCAACGGCCAGGCCGCCGGCGAAGCGGCGCGCGCGGCAGCCAGCCTCGGCATCCCCGTCATCCAGCTCTCAACCGACTACGTCTTCGACGGAGCGCTCGACCGGCCCTATCGCGAAGACGATCCGACCGGCCCGATCTCGGCCTATGGCGCGAGCAAGCTCGCCGGTGAACAGGCGGTCGCCGCTGCCACCGCCAACCATGCGATCCTGCGAACCGCCTGGATCTACAGCCCCTTCGGCAAGAATTTCGTCAGGACGATGCTGCGTCTTGCCGAAACACGCGATGAGGTCGCTGTCGTCGCCGACCAGGCCGGGTGCCCGACCAGCGCGCTCGACATCGCTGACGCGATCTTCGCCGTGGCACGCAACCTGACCGGGCGAACCGACGAGGCATCCCTGCGCGGGGTTTTCCATATGAGCGCCGCGGGCGAAGCCGTCTGGGCCGATGTCGCGGAAGCGATCTTCACCGAGCGCGCGGTTCTCGGCGGCAAGCCCGTCCGGGTCAAGCGCATCGCGACTGCGGACTACCCGACGCCAGCGCGACGGCCGGCGAATTCCAGGCTCGATTGCAACAAGCTCGGGCTTGCCCATGGAGTCCGATTGCCGGATTGGCGAGGCTCGCTCCGAGCTTGCGTCGAGCGGCTTCTCAAGGAGCAGGGATAG
- a CDS encoding NAD-dependent epimerase: MDAQLDQSLSYKRVVVTGAAGFIGLHVAEALLARGIEVLGVDALVPYYDPALKQARLDRLQGHNGFSFEQIDLANYDAFDDVVSGFRPDAIIHLAAQAGVRYSIDNPRAYASANLDGFLSVLEACRRHAVGHLVYASSSSVYGANAKVPFSEHDGADHPVSLYAATKRANELMAHSYAHLYGIPTTGLRFFTVYGPWGRPDMAYFKFAKAILEGSAIDVYAEAQMSRDFTYVDDICEAIVRLTGRPPAADPSFDPARPDPATSSAPWRIYNIGNHTPVSLSRFIEVVEQACGRKAVRRHLPAQPGDVPVTYADVADLTARVDFRPDTPIETGIARFVAWYRDFYRI, encoded by the coding sequence ATGGATGCACAATTGGACCAGAGCCTATCCTACAAGCGTGTCGTCGTAACCGGAGCTGCCGGCTTCATCGGGCTCCATGTGGCCGAGGCGCTGCTGGCACGCGGCATCGAGGTGCTCGGCGTCGACGCCCTCGTGCCCTATTACGATCCGGCATTGAAGCAGGCGCGGCTCGATCGGCTGCAGGGCCATAATGGCTTTTCCTTCGAGCAGATCGACCTCGCGAACTACGACGCGTTCGACGATGTGGTGTCAGGCTTTCGGCCGGATGCCATCATCCACCTCGCCGCTCAGGCCGGTGTCCGCTACTCGATCGACAATCCACGCGCCTATGCCAGCGCCAATCTCGACGGCTTTCTGTCCGTGCTGGAGGCCTGCCGCCGTCACGCCGTCGGCCATCTCGTCTATGCCTCGTCGAGTTCCGTCTATGGCGCCAATGCGAAGGTCCCGTTCAGCGAGCATGACGGGGCCGATCATCCCGTCTCGCTCTATGCGGCGACAAAGCGTGCCAACGAGCTGATGGCGCATTCCTATGCCCATCTCTACGGGATCCCGACGACGGGCCTGCGCTTCTTCACGGTCTATGGACCCTGGGGGCGGCCCGACATGGCCTATTTCAAGTTCGCCAAGGCGATCCTCGAGGGCAGCGCGATCGACGTCTACGCCGAAGCGCAGATGAGCCGCGACTTCACCTATGTCGATGACATCTGTGAAGCGATAGTCCGCCTGACCGGGCGGCCTCCGGCGGCTGATCCAAGCTTCGATCCGGCGCGGCCTGATCCGGCGACGTCCTCCGCACCCTGGCGCATCTACAACATCGGCAACCACACGCCGGTGTCGCTTTCACGCTTCATCGAAGTCGTCGAGCAAGCCTGCGGTCGCAAGGCGGTGCGGCGTCATCTGCCCGCGCAGCCGGGGGATGTCCCGGTAACCTATGCCGATGTCGCGGATCTGACGGCCAGGGTCGATTTCCGGCCGGATACGCCGATCGAAACCGGCATCGCCCGCTTCGTCGCCTGGTATCGCGATTTCTATCGGATCTGA
- a CDS encoding DNA-methyltransferase translates to MAKSNAGMGSLYRSQTELITLWKKGKAPHINNIELGRHGRYRTTLWSYAGVNGFRKGRMAELASHPTVKPCAMVMDAIKDGSKPKGVILDPFGGSGTTLIAAAKAKRRGYVMELDPLYVDLAIRRWEKLFKAEARHAGTGLTFAEMAGMRGDVPSLETEGDRDAA, encoded by the coding sequence TTGGCCAAATCGAATGCCGGGATGGGATCGCTCTACCGCTCCCAGACCGAGCTGATCACGCTGTGGAAGAAGGGCAAGGCGCCGCACATCAACAACATCGAGCTCGGCCGCCACGGTCGCTATCGCACGACGCTTTGGAGCTATGCCGGGGTGAACGGCTTCCGCAAGGGCCGGATGGCGGAGTTGGCCAGCCACCCGACGGTGAAGCCCTGCGCGATGGTGATGGATGCGATCAAGGATGGCTCGAAGCCGAAAGGCGTCATCCTGGACCCGTTCGGCGGCTCGGGCACGACTCTGATCGCGGCTGCCAAGGCGAAGCGCCGCGGTTATGTCATGGAGCTCGACCCGCTCTATGTCGATCTCGCGATCCGGCGCTGGGAGAAGTTGTTCAAGGCCGAGGCGCGCCACGCCGGGACGGGGCTGACCTTCGCCGAGATGGCGGGGATGCGTGGCGATGTGCCCTCCCTCGAGACGGAGGGCGACCGCGATGCCGCGTGA
- a CDS encoding MraY family glycosyltransferase: MVRPALTNLLVPLAVFAAAAFLAAVLCVGLRPLLVRYALARPNARSSHKIPTPQGGGIAVLVGAFLALALSLWLSPVEDEARRTVLIVGVAAAALAMVGAWDDIRPLPASLRLVLQAACVGIVLFGAAPELRLFPEMMPLAVERALALLAGIWFVNLVNFMDGLDWMTVAGIVPLAAALALAGTCGVIDPVTGWLAAALCGGLVGFAPFNRPVARLFLGDVGSLPIGLLTAYLLYRLAGTGAFAAAVILPLYHIADATITLLRRLARREKVWEAHRSHFYQQATTNGFSVLAVVGRVALLNFALAALAGFSIALPQLGIQLACLAAAALLTGLLLHRFATGPSHG, from the coding sequence ATGGTGCGGCCCGCTTTGACCAACCTGCTTGTCCCACTTGCCGTCTTTGCCGCCGCCGCCTTTTTGGCGGCGGTGCTTTGCGTCGGGCTGCGTCCCCTTCTGGTGCGCTATGCGCTTGCTCGGCCGAATGCGCGCTCCAGCCACAAGATTCCGACGCCGCAGGGCGGAGGCATCGCCGTGCTCGTCGGCGCGTTTCTGGCCCTGGCGCTGTCCCTTTGGTTGAGCCCGGTCGAAGACGAGGCACGCCGCACCGTCCTGATCGTCGGCGTCGCCGCGGCAGCCTTGGCCATGGTCGGTGCCTGGGACGATATCCGGCCCCTGCCGGCGAGCCTGAGGCTCGTTCTTCAAGCCGCTTGCGTCGGCATCGTGCTGTTTGGCGCCGCGCCTGAGCTGCGCCTGTTTCCCGAAATGATGCCTCTGGCGGTCGAGCGCGCCCTCGCCCTGCTGGCGGGAATCTGGTTCGTCAACCTCGTCAACTTCATGGACGGGCTCGACTGGATGACGGTCGCCGGTATCGTGCCGCTCGCGGCTGCTCTCGCCCTGGCCGGAACCTGCGGGGTGATCGATCCGGTGACGGGATGGCTGGCGGCGGCGCTCTGCGGCGGTCTCGTCGGCTTCGCCCCCTTCAACCGGCCGGTGGCAAGGCTGTTTCTTGGCGATGTCGGCTCGCTGCCGATCGGCCTCCTCACCGCCTATCTGCTCTATCGGCTGGCCGGGACCGGCGCCTTCGCCGCGGCGGTGATCCTGCCGCTCTATCACATCGCCGACGCCACCATCACGCTGCTGCGCCGCCTGGCCCGGCGCGAGAAGGTCTGGGAAGCCCATCGCTCGCATTTCTATCAGCAGGCGACCACCAACGGCTTCAGCGTGCTCGCGGTGGTCGGTCGGGTCGCGCTCTTGAATTTTGCCCTGGCAGCGCTGGCGGGCTTTTCGATCGCCTTGCCGCAGCTTGGGATCCAACTGGCTTGCCTTGCCGCTGCCGCCCTATTGACAGGCCTGCTGCTGCACCGTTTCGCGACCGGGCCGAGCCATGGCTAA
- a CDS encoding site-specific DNA-methyltransferase codes for MSSNDTPKTPKPSVRLRQRGGAVAEDPVLRQAVASFAPQIVERPLSQLKPSARNARTHSQKQIHLVADSIKAFGFVTPVLIDGEGEIVAGHGRYEAAKLLGRETVPTIRLDHLSQDQIRALRIADNRLAEHAGWDEAILKLELGHLVEIDFAVELTGYETAQIDILLSDAEPAPAKADPADVLPEPEEVAVTRLGDLWLLGEHRILCGDARKREAYETLMDGERAQMVFTDPPYNVKIDGHVGGLGKIKHRPFAMASGEMSKAEFTAFLKEVFGEIAEASQDGALIFSCIDGPHLHETLDAGFAVFDALRA; via the coding sequence ATGTCTTCGAACGATACCCCCAAGACGCCCAAACCCTCCGTCCGTCTTCGCCAGCGTGGCGGCGCGGTTGCAGAGGATCCGGTACTCCGCCAGGCGGTTGCGAGCTTCGCTCCGCAGATCGTCGAGCGTCCGTTGTCGCAGCTGAAGCCGTCGGCGCGCAACGCGCGGACGCATTCGCAGAAGCAGATCCACCTGGTCGCGGACAGCATCAAGGCGTTCGGCTTTGTGACGCCGGTCCTGATCGACGGCGAGGGCGAGATCGTGGCGGGCCACGGCCGCTACGAGGCGGCCAAGCTGCTCGGCAGGGAGACGGTGCCGACGATCCGCCTCGACCATCTGAGCCAGGATCAGATCCGGGCGCTGCGGATCGCGGATAACCGGCTGGCGGAGCATGCGGGCTGGGACGAGGCGATCCTGAAGCTCGAGCTCGGCCACTTGGTCGAGATCGACTTCGCCGTCGAGCTCACCGGTTACGAGACCGCGCAGATCGATATCCTGCTCAGCGACGCCGAGCCGGCGCCGGCCAAGGCGGATCCGGCGGATGTGCTGCCCGAGCCCGAGGAGGTCGCGGTGACGCGGCTCGGCGATCTGTGGCTGCTCGGCGAGCACCGCATTCTGTGCGGGGATGCGCGCAAGCGAGAGGCCTATGAGACGCTGATGGATGGCGAACGTGCCCAGATGGTTTTCACCGACCCGCCCTACAATGTGAAGATCGATGGGCACGTCGGCGGCCTCGGCAAGATCAAACACCGGCCGTTCGCGATGGCCTCGGGCGAGATGAGCAAGGCTGAGTTCACCGCCTTCCTGAAAGAAGTGTTCGGGGAGATCGCGGAGGCCTCGCAGGATGGCGCTTTGATCTTCAGCTGCATCGACGGGCCGCACCTGCACGAGACGCTCGATGCCGGCTTTGCGGTCTTCGACGCACTAAGAGCGTGA